Proteins encoded by one window of Lutibacter sp. A64:
- a CDS encoding sulfatase-like hydrolase/transferase, which produces MFRINTFKLLMCCIAFVLSACRTTKKKSSVTVSEIKPNILFILCDDLGYADVGFNGSPDIKTPNLDALANKGTIFKSAYVTHPFCGPSRASIMTGRYPHTIGSQFNLPPNSEIIGEGIDVNETFISSTLQNAGYYTGALGKWHLGAVEKYHPNNRGFDDFYGFLGGGHNYFPEQFMKAYEIRKKAGNKHIFEYLLPLEHNGEEVVETEYVTDALSREAVRFVNDAAKTKKPFFLYLSYNAPHTPLEAKKEDLKLFESIKDEKRRTYAAMVYAVDRGVKKVVEALKETKQLENTLIIFLSDNGGRLDQGANNYPLKEGKGSTYEGGYRVPMFFYWPKHIAAGKYYSHPVSSLDFYPTLSYLANATISKDKILDGKNIWKNIQENSNARVGEPIFAMRHQKGFTDAAIRIGEWKALKIHRQHWKLFNIENDISETIDLSLKHPEILTKLVKQSKDWSTTHTKPLWFHSEKTGKDWESLNMPDFDTLFQIEK; this is translated from the coding sequence ATGTTTCGTATCAATACTTTTAAATTATTAATGTGTTGTATTGCTTTTGTATTAAGTGCTTGTAGAACAACAAAAAAGAAATCATCAGTTACAGTATCAGAAATAAAACCTAATATATTATTTATTTTATGCGATGATTTAGGCTATGCTGATGTTGGCTTTAATGGATCTCCAGATATTAAAACTCCAAATTTAGATGCGTTAGCTAATAAAGGAACTATTTTTAAATCTGCTTATGTAACACATCCTTTTTGTGGACCAAGTAGAGCAAGTATAATGACTGGTCGTTATCCGCATACAATAGGATCTCAGTTTAATTTACCTCCAAATAGTGAAATTATTGGAGAAGGAATAGATGTAAACGAAACATTTATAAGTTCTACTTTGCAAAATGCTGGATACTATACAGGAGCATTAGGAAAGTGGCATTTGGGGGCTGTTGAAAAATACCACCCAAACAATAGAGGATTCGATGATTTTTATGGATTTTTAGGAGGAGGTCATAATTATTTTCCTGAACAATTTATGAAAGCTTATGAAATTAGAAAAAAAGCAGGAAACAAACATATTTTCGAATATTTATTGCCATTAGAACATAACGGAGAAGAAGTTGTAGAAACAGAATACGTTACAGATGCTCTGTCTAGAGAGGCTGTTCGTTTTGTTAATGATGCAGCTAAAACCAAAAAACCATTCTTTTTATATTTATCATATAATGCACCTCATACACCTTTAGAAGCTAAAAAAGAAGATTTAAAGTTGTTTGAATCTATTAAAGATGAAAAAAGAAGAACTTATGCAGCAATGGTTTATGCAGTTGATAGAGGAGTTAAAAAAGTGGTTGAAGCATTAAAAGAAACGAAACAATTAGAGAATACCTTAATTATATTTTTAAGCGATAATGGAGGTAGATTAGATCAAGGAGCAAATAATTATCCTTTAAAAGAAGGAAAAGGAAGTACTTATGAAGGTGGGTATAGAGTACCTATGTTTTTCTATTGGCCAAAACATATTGCCGCCGGAAAATATTATAGCCACCCAGTTTCTTCATTAGATTTTTATCCTACATTATCTTATTTAGCAAACGCAACTATTTCAAAAGATAAAATATTAGATGGTAAAAATATTTGGAAAAACATTCAAGAAAATAGCAATGCTAGAGTAGGAGAACCAATTTTTGCAATGAGACATCAAAAAGGATTTACTGACGCCGCTATAAGAATTGGTGAGTGGAAAGCTCTAAAAATTCACAGACAACATTGGAAATTGTTCAATATTGAAAATGATATTTCTGAAACCATTGATCTAAGTTTGAAGCATCCAGAAATTTTAACAAAATTAGTAAAGCAAAGTAAAGATTGGAGTACAACTCATACAAAACCTTTATGGTTTCATAGTGAAAAAACAGGTAAAGATTGGGAATCATTGAATATGCCAGATTTTGATACTCTTTTTCAAATTGAAAAATAA